The Streptomyces europaeiscabiei genome window below encodes:
- a CDS encoding MarR family winged helix-turn-helix transcriptional regulator, whose translation MSREQQDLLSRAALGIFRLNGQFLSVADELARPAGLTAAWWQVLGAVLPEPLSVAGVARVMGITRQSVQRVADLLVDRGLAEYVPNPAHRRAKLLAPTPAGRTAIARIEPGHATLAARLAEALGEEEFAETVRVLEQLSGALDRIAAASETRTPPAAVTEP comes from the coding sequence GTGAGCCGCGAGCAGCAGGACCTCCTCAGCCGTGCCGCCCTCGGGATCTTCCGGCTGAACGGGCAGTTCCTTTCCGTGGCCGACGAGTTGGCGCGCCCGGCGGGGCTGACGGCCGCCTGGTGGCAGGTGCTGGGTGCGGTGCTGCCCGAGCCGCTGTCCGTCGCCGGGGTCGCCCGGGTCATGGGCATCACCCGGCAGAGCGTCCAGCGGGTCGCCGATCTCCTCGTCGACCGGGGGCTCGCCGAGTACGTCCCGAATCCGGCCCACCGCCGTGCCAAGCTCCTCGCCCCGACCCCCGCCGGCCGCACCGCGATCGCGCGGATCGAGCCCGGCCACGCGACCCTGGCCGCGCGCCTGGCGGAGGCGCTGGGGGAGGAGGAGTTCGCGGAAACCGTACGGGTGCTCGAACAGCTGTCGGGTGCCCTGGACCGCATCGCGGCGGCATCGGAGACCCGCACACCACCGGCCGCTGTTACGGAACCGTAG